A region from the Engraulis encrasicolus isolate BLACKSEA-1 chromosome 18, IST_EnEncr_1.0, whole genome shotgun sequence genome encodes:
- the pax1b gene encoding paired box protein Pax-1, which yields MDQTYGEVNQLGGVFVNGRPLPNAIRARIVELAQLGIRPCDISRQLRVSHGCVSKILARYNETGSILPGAIGGSKPRVTTPNVVKSIREYKQSDPGIFAWEIRDRLLADGVCDKYNVPSVSSISRILRNKIGNLSQPSQYENNKPQTPQIPYNHMYPYSYPNTMSPTGNKLGNAPGMPGHVSLSRAWSSMHTVSNFLGIRAFMDPTAIAGAEGYQPKLEDWTSVNRATFPSTHAINGIEKSPIDADIKYPQSSSSLSSYVQACAYSPANQYGVYSGAAGNYVTGHPWQSQGAALSHPNTTASMHATNLHSPMAFKHSSREAGNRKPPSPLSKHQHETLSSVHGLALTTSGS from the exons ATGG ATCAAACGTACGGAGAAGTCAACCAGCTGGGTGGTGTATTTGTCAATGGCAGACCTCTTCCCAACGCCATCCGCGCAAGAATCGTTGAATTGGCCCAGCTTGGAATAAGACCCTGTGACATCAGCCGTCAGCTGCGCGTATCGCACGGATGCGTGAGCAAGATCTTGGCGAGGTACAACGAGACGGGTTCGATTTTACCCGGTGCCATCGGAGGAAGTAAACCTCGAGTAACGACACCTAACGTGGTGAAAAGCATCAGGGAGTACAAGCAGTCGGACCCTGGGATTTTTGCTTGGGAAATCCGAGACAGGCTTCTGGCGGATGGAGTTTGCGACAAGTACAACGTCCCATCAGTGAGCTCCATTAGTCGAATTCTTAGGAACAAGATTGGGAATCTGTCTCAGCCGAGCCAATATGAAAACAATAAGCCACAAACTCCACAGATCCCCTACAACCACATGTATCCATATTCATACCCCAACACTATGTCACCTACCGGGAACAAGCTGGGAAATGCACCGGGGATGCCGGGACACGTCAGCCTGTCACGGGCCTGGTCGTCCATGCACACCGTTAGCAATTTTTTAGGTATCCGGGCCTTCATGGACCCCACAG CTATTGCTGGAGCTGAGGGCTATCAACCGAAGCTAGAGGACTGGACTAGCGTGAATAGAGCCACGTTCCCATCTACACACGCCATCAACGGCATTGAAAAGTCTCCCATTGATGCGGATATCAAGTATCCACAG TCCTCGTCCAGCCTATCCAGTTATGTCCAGGCCTGTGCCTACTCCCCGGCCAACCAGTACGGCGTGTACAGTGGCGCGGCCGGTAACTATGTGACCGGGCACCCATGGCAGTCCCAGGGAGCCGCGCTGTCTCATCCCAACACCACCGCGTCCATGCATGCCACAAACTTGCACTCACCCATGGCCTTCAAACATTCGTCCCGGGAAG CTGGAAACAGAAAACCTCCGAGTCCTCTGAGCAAGCACCAGCACGAGACGTTGAGTAGCGTGCACGGGCTCGCGCTCACTACCTCAGGTTCctaa